GATGGTGGACTTCGTGTCGGGCGCGTTGTGGTAGACCTTCGCGCCGGTGTCGATGTCCTGCCCTTCGCCGGCCATGGCGATGGTGATATGATTGTCCGTCGCGCCGGGGCCCTTGAGGACGGTCGAGGGGTAGAGCATCGTGGCTTTCGAGCCCATGCTACCCGAGACCCACTCCATCGTTCCCTCCTCCTCACAGATGGCGCGCTTGGTGTTGAGATTGTAGGTGTTTTTCGACCAGTTCTGCACGGTGGAGTACTGGACGTGGGCGTTCTCGCCGACGAACACTTCCACGCCGCCGCTGTGGAGGTTAAACGCCGAGTACTTGGGTGCACTGCAGCCCTCGATGTAGTGGACCTCGGAGTTGTCCTCGGCGATGATGAGCGTGTGCTCGAACTGGCCCATCCCCTCGGAGTTCATGCGGAAGTACGCCTGCACGGGCATGTTGACTGTCGTGTCTTCCGGGATGTAGACGAACGAGCCGCCGGACCAGATGGCGCCGTGGAGCGCGGCGAACTTGTTGTCGCTCGGGGGGACGCACTTCGTCATGAAGTGCTCTTTGACGAGATCTTCGTGCTCCTGGACGGCCTTGTCCATGTCACAGAAGATGACGCCTTTGTCCTCCCAGCGCTCCTGCATATTCTGGTAGACGATTTCGGACTCGTACTGGGCGCCGACGCCCGAGAGCGCGTTCTTCTCGGCTTCCGGGATGCCCAGCTTGTCGAAGGTGTCCTGAATCTCCTCGGGGAGGTCTTCCCAGTTTTCGGCGCCGCCACGGGTCTCGATGTCCGGGCGGATGTAGGGGACGATGTCGGCGATATCGACTTCCGAGAGGTCCGGCGCGCCGGGCCAGCCGGTCGGCATCGGCATCTCCTGGAACTGCTCTAGAGCGCGCAGTCGGCGCTGGAGCATCCATTCGGGCTCGTCCTTGTCTTCGGAGATGATTCGGACGGTCTCCTCGGTGAGGCCCTTCTCGGTCTGGAAGGCGGACTTTTCCTCCTTCTTGAACTCAAAGCGGGCTTCGGTGTCGGTCTCTTTGAGATGGTCCTGATCTGAGCTCATGTATCAGATATTGAAGCGAGGGGTTAAAAATTTCTAGGTGAATTAGAGGTATTATTTTGTCTGTATCGTATACTATTTTTTAAACCGAAAATATTTTTCTGTCCTCGAAATATGGGTTGGTATGGGAAAGACAGACAATTGCACCCGGGGATTGCCCCAGCTACCGGGAGCCGTAGTCTTTCCCAACTCCTATCAGAGTGGCACAGAGGACCGGCGACCCGGCTTCTCTGTGTGACTCTCTACAGGGAGATGAAAAATGAGCTTATTAAAGCAAGCAAGATACACTAAATGAAACAAAATGCCCTATTCGTTTGATACCACTTACAAAAATTTAGACTCGAACCTCTATTCGAGAGTAACGCCCAAAAGTATCGCTAACCCCGAGATTTTGCTTCTCAATGACGGGCTATGTGCTGATCTTGGATTGGATACAGCAGAGCTCAATGCTAAAATTCTAGCAGGCCAAGATCTCTTGGAAGAGCCAATCGCCCAAGCATATGCAGGCCACCAGTATGGAAGTTTTACAGTTCTGGGCGATGGGAGAGCGATGATACTCGGCGAACATGTGCACGATGGTAAGAGATACGATATTCAACTGAAAGGGTCTGGTCGAACGCCGTACTCCGGAAGAGGCGATGGCGACGCGACTGTCAGCTCGATGCTCAGAGAGTATCTGTATTCGTATGCGATGCAGAATCTAAACATTAAGACGTCGAGAAGTCTGGCAGTCGTCGAAACTGACGAACCAGTCGAACGACGACGGACAGAACCTGGGGCCATCCTTGTCCGAGTGATGAATAGTCACATTCGATATGGGACCTTCCAGTATGTTGCAGGCCAAGCATCCGACGAACTACAGCGATTCACTGACTATGTTATCGACAGGCACTACCCGCAGCTAAATGCGAAAGATCGCACGTATCTAGAGTTCTTCGATGCAGTCATGCAGTCATCGATTGAGATGGTTGTGGACTGGCTGCGTGTCGGATTCATCCATGGGGTCATGAATACAGACAACATGAGTGTCGATGGAGAAACATTTGATTACGGACCCTGTGCGTTCATGAATTATTATGATGAGGAGACGGTCTTCAGCTCGATCGACAAGCACGGCCGATATGCATTCGGCAACCAGCGACCCATCTTGCGGTGGAATCTTGAACGGTTTGCAGAGGCACTCCAACCGCTGTGTACGCAATCAGCGCTCACATATGATGAACTCGAAGGCAAACTGGACGAATTTGAGAATCGGTTTGATGCGCAATACTACACGATGATGCGGAAGAAACTGGGAATCAACTCAGATGGTGAGGACGAGCTCGTCGATGAATTCATAGAGTGGCTTCGCAAATCGAACGCAGACTATACCAATACCTTCCTAGAATTAGAGACGCCTGGTACGTTTAATGACCCCGTGTTTGCAACTGCAGAGTTCGAACAGTTGAAGAATAAGTTGGCTGCTGTCGGTCTAGATAAAGAGTTGATGCAGGAAGCCAATCCGAGGTATATCCCCCGCAACTACCTGGTCGAAAAGGCACTGGATGCGTATCTCGAAACTGAGAGTCTATCGAAATTCAAGGGGCTATTGACCGTGTTGGAAAACCCCTATACATCGAAGGAGATGGGTTCACAATTCCAGCAACCACCGCCACGAGAATTCGATTCAGAGTATACAACGTACTGTAATACTTAAGCGGATATTAGCAAAATGAGCATAGTCATCAATATTAGCAGCGTCAGTCGTCCTTTGGCTCACCGCCATCGGACACGTCCGATGAGGTTCGCCTCGCTTCGCTCGGCTCACCTCCGTCGGTCAACGTGGACTCCTCCTCGTCCTCGCCGCCGTCGGTGATAGCCGTCTCCAGCTTGCGGTCGAACCAGGTCCACTCCTTGTCGAGCATCCCGTCGCGTTCGAGGTTCCACGGATCGCCGTCCTCGATTTTTGGCCCCTCCAACCAGGACTGGAGAAGGTTCCAGACGAAAATAAGCTGGCCGACCAGTAGGATGAATGCGCCGGCAGTGGCCAGTTGGTGGAACGTCGAGACCTGTGCCAGCGGCGCGATAGCGCCGTCAAGCTGGTAAGTCGCGTACCGGCGAGGCATACCCAGGTAACCGAGTGCCAGCATCGCGAAGAACGTGAGGTTAGTCCCGATCATCGAGAGCCAGAAGTGGGCTTTGCCGAGCTTGCGCTGGTACATCCGGCCGGTAAAGACGGGAAACCAGTAGTAGATGCCCGCAAAGACACCAAAAGCGATAGCGCCCATTAGGACATAGTGGAAGTGGCCGACAACGTAGTAGGTGTCGTGCAGAATCAGGTCGATGGGTATCGAGGCGAGGAAAACGCCAGTGACGCCGCCGATGATGAAGTTTGAGATGAAGCCAATGCAGAACAGCATTGGCGTGGCCAGTCGAAGGCGACCGTTCCACATCGTCGTAATCCAGTTGAACGTCTTGACCGCGCTGGGTATCGAGATAGCTATCGAGACAGCCATAAAGGAGGCCCGCAGGCGTGGGTCCATCCCCGTTGAGAACATATGGTGGGCCCACACGCCAAAGGAAAGCACGCCTATAGCCAGCGTGGAGTAGACGACGAACTTGAAGCCGAACAGCTCCCGACTGGAGAATTTCGGCAAGATGAGGGAGACGAGCCCCATCGGCGGCAGCACGAGGATGTACACCTCGGGGTGGCCGAAGAACCAGAACAGGTGCTGCCACAGGAGCGGACCACCGCCCTCGACGGCGAAGAACGTCGTCCCGAGGTTGCGATCCATCAGGAGCATAACGATGGCGCTGCCCAGCAGCGGGAATGAAAAGAGGATGAGCCCCGACTGAGTGAGGACAGTCCACGAGAAGATGTCGAGGTTCGCCCAGTTGACGTCCTCACCCCGCTCGGTGAAGACGGTCACGATGAAGTTGATGGCACCCATCGTCGTCGCGACACCGGAGAGGTGCAGGCCCAGCAACATCAGGTCCACGCCGGGGTTAGTCTGCTCGACAGACAGCGGCGTGTACATCGTCCACGCGGTCTGGGCCGGTTCGATCATATTCTCAGTGACAGGGGCGAGGAAAAAGCCGGCCCAGATGAGGAGGGCGGCGGGCGGAAGCAGCCAGAAGGCGATTGCGTTGATACGCGGGAACGCCATGTCGTCGGCTCCGATTAGCAGCGGGATGAAGTAGTTCGCGAAGGCCGCGATGATGGGTGTCCCGAAGAGGAACAGCATCGTGATACCGTGACTCGTTAGGATAGAGTTGTACGCGTTCGTTCCCAGAATCGCCCCGCCAGGGACGATGAGCTGGATGCGAATGAGCATCGCCATGATCCCCCCGACGGCGAAGGCGATGATGGCGTACAATCCGTACAGTAAGCCGATGTCTTTGTGATCAACGGTCGTTAGCCAGCGAATTAGCCCAGTGGGTTTCTCCCGGTTGAGGACGACAGAATCTTCACCGGTCGCTGTTCCACCGCCGGCCAGTGGCGTGTATGACCGCCAGTTCTCGATACGCGTGAGTACTGCGGTGATGCCGACGAGGAGGACGGCCATCAGCCCTGTCAGCACTAGATCTCCTGCAGCCATTATACGAGAAAAAGCACCTCGAACTGGATTGTTGTGTAGGTTATCCGTATAACGTATTTATATGGGGTTGCGAAAATTTTGTACGGTTCTGGCCCTTCCGAACGTGACCACCGACTTCAAAAACCACACTTGACGTGAGATAACTCATAGTATTTCCTGCCCACCACAATCGGTCAACAACATCGTTAGGACTGCCAGGACCTGTTCGGCCGCTTCCCTGAGACGACAGCGGAAATCACCACCTTACTTGTCTGACCACGCTAACATTGTGACAATCTCGGCCGCCAGCACAGTAACATAAGTTACCGTCACGTATCGGAAAATAGGTTCGCAGCTAGATGATAAAATGCCACGTTGAAACCAGTGACCGATATTAAAGCCGACATACGGGTCGAGCATCCCGACATAGTGTGTACGAAGTCAGTCATGTACGACCAAAGTTCGAAAGTGATGTCGGTCTCAGAGGCGGGAACTGACCCAACATCTAGAACCTTCTATTACTACATCGAATCGTCCGACTTCCACCGACTCGAAGAGGGATTACGGAAGGATAATACCGTTGCTGAATTCGAACGGGTCATCGAAACCAGAGATCAGGAGGCGATATATTGCGTCGAATACAGTGGCGAAGGGATACTTCTCTCACCGGTGATTTCGGACGCGAACGGTGTTATCCTCGATAAGGAAAATAATGGAAGCGCTTGGCTGTTCACAATCTGGCTGACAGAACGAGCAGACCTGCATCATATCTGGGACTACGCCCAAGAGAACGACATTGACATCGAGTTACTTCGCGTGAACGAATACGCGAGTTTAGGAAATACGGACACTGGGTTGACCGATAGTCAACGGGAAGCACTCCTCGTCGCACTCGAAACAGGGTATTTCGAAGAACCACGGAGCGCAACACTCGACGAAGTCGCCGCTGAGCTGGATATCTCGCAACCTGCAGCAGGTGGTCTCCTCCGACGTGGCGTCAGGCGACTCATCATATCGTCCCTGCTAGCTGAGAGCAAAGCGCCAGAGTAACTACGAATCTGACGCCAGTATACTGTAAGGCTTGACGACCGGGTTCTTTAGCGCTGACTATGCGCCCTGTATCTTGCACGGCTACTGGAATATCTCTTGAAGCTGGCACAATCGCTGCAGCCCGTGCACAAATCCTCTGAGTTGCTGGGCCGGCCGAAAAATCCGAAATTAACTCTTTAGGAGCTATCCGCTGGCTCCGTGTCTGTGTAGTCAATTTCTGCTCATACGTCTCACGCTAATCAGAGTTGACATCTCTCTCGAAGAAACTGGTCGTGCTTCTCGCATGAATCACCAACTGCACGCGTGAAGAAGAACTGATGTCGGATTATTAATATCAGTCGACACCAGACATAGAGTATGCGAGTCGCGGCAGTCGGAATTGGTGGTGCTGGGGGTCGGATTGTCGATCGACTGTGGCGAGACAATGAGCAGCGTGAGACGACGTATCTCGGCGCGGCCTGTGCCGTCGACACGGATACCCAAGCGCTCGAGGAACTCAATGTTCTCCCAGAAGACCAGCGGCATAGCTTCGGACTCCTCGAAACAGATGGGAACGGGACAGACAGGGATCGGACGAACGGCATCGCCGCCATCGAAGATGAACGGCTCGAAGTACGGCGGGCGATTGATCCACTGGTGACCAGCGATGTCGACGCTATCGTCCTCGTGGCCGGGCTGGCAGGAGGGACAGGAGGTGGAGCCACCGCGTACATCGCCGACGCGCTCGAAGAGATTTACGCGATTCCAATCTACTGTGTGTCCGTGTTACCTGCCGGGTGGGACGCCGAAGCAGCCGTGAATGCGATGCAAGCACTCCGGACGCTGGAGGCAACTGTTGACGCGCAGATTCTGTTCGACAACGAAGCCTGGCTCCCCAGCGGGCAGACAGTTGATGAAGCTGCCGAGTCACTGAATGAGACAGTTGTGACTCGACTCGGGGCACTATTTGCGGCAGGTGAGACCACGGAGTCCGAATCTGTCGGCCAGAGTGTCGTCGATGCCAGTGAAATAATTAACACCCTCTCAGACGCGGATTTCGCAACGCTTGGCTACGCCAGTCAGGAACTGGAAACGGGTGAGGATACCGGTAAAGGCACTGTCATCGATCGAATTCGGAATCAGTTTTTCACCGACGAATCTGACGATATTGATGAAATTGAAGCATACGATGCCGTCGAGACGACACTTCGCAGGGCAGTGCGTGGTAAACTGACGGCCGAATGTACGCTGGACTCGGCTGATAGTGCCCTGACCGTGTTTGCCGGGCCACCCGCGTGGTTGCTTCGGGATGCGGTTACCGATGGCCAGCAGTGGCTCGCGGACGAACTGCAGTCACCGGAGATACGGAGCGGTGATATGCCGACACCGAGCCAGTCCAAGTTGTCAGTACTCGTCTTGTTCAGTGGCATCACAGAACTGCCGCGGTTAGCAGAGCTCGAAACACTGGTCGAAGAAGCGGATTGAGATAGATTGCTGAAGATTATCTCGCTAACAGGATTAGCGCACTGGATTCTATCCCTCTGCGAGGTACGGTTCAATATCTTGGAAGAAGTCACGAAGGCGGCTCTCAAACCCCTCAGAAGGATTAAAAGCCGTTTTTACATCGTCTGGCTGTCCGCTTTTGTCCTTCTTTCCCAGCTCCAGGAGATAGCTGTTGTCGGGAGTTGAGACAACCTTCAACCAAGCTGTTACCGGAGCATCGTATGCTTTCGGCCATCGAACAGCGAGGTCCTGCCATTCGCCCTTGGTTTGGTCTTCCTCAAGTGCTGCCGTGATGACTGTATGCACGTTCTCGAGACTATCGAGATCACCCTCATTGAGCGGGACATGGACAAAATCCGGGCGCTCCCCCTTCTTTCCCTTACTCAATTTCAGATGGAACCCCCCAGCAGGAGCTTCGACAAATTGCAGCGACCGGTTTGTCGGCTGGTGAGGTTTGCTCAACCATATGTGCTGGTGTGTCGTCCATGACCGGTTTGAACGCTGGCGTTGCCCTCGTTCGAATGCTTCGCGAAGCGACGATCGGTGTTCCTCCAGATAATCAGGGGGAAGTGGGACGTCCATCTCGAGAGACGGCGTCGACTCCGAAGCTGGCCAAGAAAGACCGTCGTATCCCCGGAGCTGAGGGAGCGCATTGGGCCACACAGGCTGGATATGGTCTATCGTTACGTCGTAGTCGGAATAGTGCTGTTTGGACAACCAGAGGACGCTGTACCCTTCCTCATAGTAATCCTGATCAGTCGCGAAGAGGTCTTTCGAGTTGTTTTTGTGCTGAACCTCAACAGCGATGCCCTGCCCGAGCGGCTGCTGCGGAGCTGGAAATGTCACGAGAATATCTGCCCGACGAGTACCAATTGACTCCTCGACAGCGATGGATGCCTCGGGATATTCTGCTACGAGTTTCGAGTACGCAATGGACTTCATTCGGAGGTGGGGAATCGATTCCCCACCACAGTCATCGTTGAGTTGATGACGGAAATGACGAGCAACAAATCCACTCTTTCTGTGATGGCCCTCCACGACACTCATATCGTCATCACAGACGGGACACACAAGCGAATCAGTGGCGCTCGCTTCGTGGGGGAGGATACGTTCGGACCCTCGAGTCGCGGTGAAAGGCATATCGTGAGTATGGACCTATCAGTTAGATATCAGGCCAATGTTATCAGTATTGCTGCCTGAATCAAAACACGAATTTTTGGGTCCTCAGGGAGAGTCTCGAATAGATCTCACTCCAAACGAGGGGTGTCTTCGGTTAGCGCTCAATTTCTACATCTGTACCGAGACTAATTCTGTTCGTTGTTCCGATACCGTTCCGGCGGGTAGAATACGATTTGAACAGCCGTGCCGAGACTGTACCAGGACTTCGGGAGGATCGAGACTTCCAGGCCCCACTCGGCAGCGAACTCGAAGACGTCGAACCAGAGGTTATGCGGCGGCTCTTTGGAATCCAACCGCTCGATGTTCCCCGGATAGACGTGCATCGAATACAGCGCGGGATCTCCATCGTCGAGCCAGAGTGTTGAATGGTCGTCTGCTGGCGGGCTGTGAGGCGGCCCAGTCGGGTCACTGTCGGCTTCCAGCGGTGAGTGGGGGCACTCCTCATCGCCCGTGATGAGCCGGCGTATGCAGGCTTGCTCGGCAGGCTCGTCGAGGTCGAACGCTTGGGCGAAGGCATCGCGTTGAAACTCGCCCATGATTGCGCCGAGCGCCCGCCAGATGTCGTCCCACGCCGGGTCGCCCGGGTCGTGGTCCAGATAGTCGTGGACGGCCTCGCGCAGCTGGCGGTACTCATTCCACGCCGGGACTGGTTCGTTCGGACCCGGCGTCGGCAAGGTCTCGTCTTTATGATTCATATTCGATATCACCTGTAGATTCTCGATATATCTGATAGCTAGATTGAGACATACTCCTCTCGCGCACAGGGATTGCAGAGGACACCTTCGCCATCAACAGGCTCCATTGCAGAAAACGTCACAGCAGGCGGCTCACGGCCACACGAAGGGCATGTGATCTCACCCTCTTCGTGCGAGTCGTTGAGCAATGTCGGAATGTTATCTCGGTAGACCTCGGGGTAGCTCTTGCTGTCTTCGTTGATATCCCAGTCCTGGGTGTACGTGCTGATGACCGAGTCATCTGTGTCTCCTCGGAGCCCTTGTACGTACTCTTTTGCTGAACCGAGGGGCACCTCGCCATCGTCGATCCGTCCCCGTAATTGCGTGGTGAACCAGTGTCGGCACCAATGCGGCGTCACCCCCCCATCATCCACGTCCCAACCGTGTTCCTCTGCAACAGCGACAATTCTACGCCATACTCCGTGACATCCCATCCTGTCTCCTATTTCTGTGTTGCTCTTCCCGTACCCGAACACTTTGACAATCGGATTGGCTGGCGACTTTGAATTCGGAGCCAGCCCGAGATACCACTCAAACAGGTCAACTGTCTCTACATCGAGTGGGATTTGACGATACGACTTCGGCTTATTTCCGTGTTCCCGCACTTCACCGTTGACCGTATCGCCCTCACATATTGCTGAATCGATGTAGAGTGTGTTCGGTTTGTCTCGTATTTCTGGCCGTGGGGCATCTAGGGCTTCCGAAATCGGTCGGTCAAGATTTACGTCACGCTCGTCGAGATTCACTAGTTCCGAGCATCGTAATCCGGTCTTCAGCAGCACAACGAACGCGAATAGTGTGACTGGATGACCGATATCAAAGATCGCCCGGCGGAGAGAGTCAAGAGGGACTTCGAGTTTGTTCGTCGAATCGTCGTAACTGAATGGGTCGGTATCAAGTGCGTCCTGAAATGGGCTCCCCCCTCTGACCTCTGGCGTTTGTTTCAGATCATCTACCATCTTGCTTAGAGCACTCACGGATTTCTCAGCGGTGCTCTCTTTGATATCTCTCGCCCGTAAAAACTCACACCATTCTAGGGCTTCCTGTTTAGTTATATCAGATAGCGTGTAGCCTTCCGCTTCGAGAAAATCCTGTAAGTTGCTCCAGCCACTCCTGTAGTCCCTCTTTGAGCTCGGTTCGAGTTCTTTTCCCCGAAAATGAAGATAGTACTCAAGCAAGGATTCGTCGTCGCGCCGGGGCCGAGTGTCAGAGTCGAACTCTATCGTCATTTGTAGATTTTGAATCCGTCTCGATGTATCGCCGGGTCGTCTGCGACGATATCCATCATCTCATCCCGGAGAATTTGCTCCCAGAACTCGTCGGTCATATCGACAGCATTGTCGGCTCCTTCAGGTACTAGTTGTCGGATAGTGACTGGCGAAAAGTCTTCGTTTGTCTCAGATGCCGTTACGTGTCGAGGGTCGTTGTCTACAGCCGACATCATACCCAGTTTCAGGAAACATCGTGCAGCTTCCGAATCGTAAGGGAAGTTGTACTTTTCTTTCAACTTATCGAACATTTCTCCGTCTGGCTCTGGCAACCTCGTCCCAATCTCGTCGTCCTGTTCCGGGAGAGTAATTTTGACAGGTCTGACCATACTCAGTATTACTGATTGTCACAATAAAAGTTTTTACCATTGAAACAAGAATAAGTATAGAATATTGTTTCAATATGAGGATTAAAAGTACGTAAGCAAGATGTTTGTTATCTAGTAAGTATTAGAATACCAAAACGCAAGACGGGAGATAGTTGTGTTTGTTCTTCTATACAATATGCTCCAGATTATCTTGGTTATCTGCTTCATCGTCGAACCGGTTGGCGAGTCGATTGCTCATATCGTTCTGCTTCTCGTCACGCTTGTCACTCATACCATCTCACCTCGATTCTCGATGAGATGATCAGCCAATTGGAGGAGTTCATCCTCTTGATCACACTCCTCGTCACTGCCGAAGATTGAGACCCCGTCGTTGAACGCCCGCTTCACCGCAGCTCGATTCCGGAACTCATAGATTGGGATATAATCGCCGAAAGTATCGTCGAACCACTCCAACATTGATTTCTGTTCTCCGTCAAGCGGGTAGTCAATATTCGAAACGACAATGGCCTGTTCGGTAATTGTCGTCTCGTCGAAGTTCTCTTCCAGCGTATCAATCTGGTTGAAGAGGATATCGAGGGCCCGGATACTGGTGTCCTCTGCTTCAGCCGGGATGACGATATTCTCGCAGGCGAGCAGCGCGTTGTCAGTGAGGTGACCCAGAGACGGCGGACAGTCCATGATAACGAAGTCATAGCCTTCGACATCAGCCAAGAGCTGTGAAACACGCTCTCGCCCTCGCATTGCCGAAACCAATTCTTGTTCAAGTTGGAACATATCGATGTTCGCCGGAACGATATCAAACTCGTCATGAGTGAGAATGAGATCCCCAACATCGTGACTGCCCGGCTGTTTCAGTGCCGTGTATTGATTGGGGGCATCGGCAGTATAGGCATCGTCAAAGCCAACCCCCATCGTGAGGTAGCCTTGTGGATCAGCATCCCAGAGGAGCACACGCTGGCCTCGGGCCGCTAGCGCCCCAGCGATGTTGATCGCGTCGGTTGTTTTGGCGACTCCACCCTTCTGATTCGAGATTGCGATACGTGTCGGGGAACGGATATCTGGCTTATCTGGCATATCTGGAAATCCCAGCTTATCCAGATAATCTGGGTGAATTGTCTTAACTCTGCGTCAGACGAGTAGCTGACATGCCTATAGCAGTAGATGGTTTATCGACTGTGCCCGCCTCGCGTCCACATGGTGAACTAATACACCCCCAGAAGCGTAGAATGGTACTATACCAAAGCACTATACTTCTTTATGCTGTTGGTGTAGATATGACCGACGAACCCCACCCGGCCGAGTTTGAAGACATCAATGAGGCAGTCAGTGACGAGTGGAAATCGGAAACAACTCCCTACGAGCGGGTTCGTCACGTTATCGCGCACACGTACTCGGCAGTATCGGCTGAGACTGTTGCTGAAGACGCACAGACCTCACCGAAAACAGCGCGAAAACACTTGAACCTACTCGCAGATGAGGGATTCGTCGTTACCGCAACCGGAGAACATGGTGGGACAATATATCGGCGGTCGCCAGAATCGCTCGTCGTTGAGCAGGCCGCAGATATCCTCGAACACGTTTCGACTGACGAGCTCAGCACACGTATCGCAGAGATGCGTGAACAACTCAATGACTTTCGGGCAGAACACGGCGTCGACTCACCCGAGGAGCTGTCGATCAAGCAGACAAATCAGACATTGTCAGAGGCTGGATCTAATCAATCTGAAATCGACAGTGAGACCCTCCAAGAGTGGCAAACGACGCGTCGAAATCTTGCCTTTGCGAACGCTGCACTCTCGATCGCGAACGCCGAGCGATTTGTCGAC
This DNA window, taken from Haloarcula laminariae, encodes the following:
- the sufB gene encoding Fe-S cluster assembly protein SufB, encoding MSSDQDHLKETDTEARFEFKKEEKSAFQTEKGLTEETVRIISEDKDEPEWMLQRRLRALEQFQEMPMPTGWPGAPDLSEVDIADIVPYIRPDIETRGGAENWEDLPEEIQDTFDKLGIPEAEKNALSGVGAQYESEIVYQNMQERWEDKGVIFCDMDKAVQEHEDLVKEHFMTKCVPPSDNKFAALHGAIWSGGSFVYIPEDTTVNMPVQAYFRMNSEGMGQFEHTLIIAEDNSEVHYIEGCSAPKYSAFNLHSGGVEVFVGENAHVQYSTVQNWSKNTYNLNTKRAICEEEGTMEWVSGSMGSKATMLYPSTVLKGPGATDNHITIAMAGEGQDIDTGAKVYHNAPDTKSTI
- a CDS encoding protein adenylyltransferase SelO translates to MPYSFDTTYKNLDSNLYSRVTPKSIANPEILLLNDGLCADLGLDTAELNAKILAGQDLLEEPIAQAYAGHQYGSFTVLGDGRAMILGEHVHDGKRYDIQLKGSGRTPYSGRGDGDATVSSMLREYLYSYAMQNLNIKTSRSLAVVETDEPVERRRTEPGAILVRVMNSHIRYGTFQYVAGQASDELQRFTDYVIDRHYPQLNAKDRTYLEFFDAVMQSSIEMVVDWLRVGFIHGVMNTDNMSVDGETFDYGPCAFMNYYDEETVFSSIDKHGRYAFGNQRPILRWNLERFAEALQPLCTQSALTYDELEGKLDEFENRFDAQYYTMMRKKLGINSDGEDELVDEFIEWLRKSNADYTNTFLELETPGTFNDPVFATAEFEQLKNKLAAVGLDKELMQEANPRYIPRNYLVEKALDAYLETESLSKFKGLLTVLENPYTSKEMGSQFQQPPPREFDSEYTTYCNT
- the ctaD gene encoding cytochrome c oxidase subunit I, which encodes MAAGDLVLTGLMAVLLVGITAVLTRIENWRSYTPLAGGGTATGEDSVVLNREKPTGLIRWLTTVDHKDIGLLYGLYAIIAFAVGGIMAMLIRIQLIVPGGAILGTNAYNSILTSHGITMLFLFGTPIIAAFANYFIPLLIGADDMAFPRINAIAFWLLPPAALLIWAGFFLAPVTENMIEPAQTAWTMYTPLSVEQTNPGVDLMLLGLHLSGVATTMGAINFIVTVFTERGEDVNWANLDIFSWTVLTQSGLILFSFPLLGSAIVMLLMDRNLGTTFFAVEGGGPLLWQHLFWFFGHPEVYILVLPPMGLVSLILPKFSSRELFGFKFVVYSTLAIGVLSFGVWAHHMFSTGMDPRLRASFMAVSIAISIPSAVKTFNWITTMWNGRLRLATPMLFCIGFISNFIIGGVTGVFLASIPIDLILHDTYYVVGHFHYVLMGAIAFGVFAGIYYWFPVFTGRMYQRKLGKAHFWLSMIGTNLTFFAMLALGYLGMPRRYATYQLDGAIAPLAQVSTFHQLATAGAFILLVGQLIFVWNLLQSWLEGPKIEDGDPWNLERDGMLDKEWTWFDRKLETAITDGGEDEEESTLTDGGEPSEARRTSSDVSDGGEPKDD
- a CDS encoding helix-turn-helix domain-containing protein — translated: MTDIKADIRVEHPDIVCTKSVMYDQSSKVMSVSEAGTDPTSRTFYYYIESSDFHRLEEGLRKDNTVAEFERVIETRDQEAIYCVEYSGEGILLSPVISDANGVILDKENNGSAWLFTIWLTERADLHHIWDYAQENDIDIELLRVNEYASLGNTDTGLTDSQREALLVALETGYFEEPRSATLDEVAAELDISQPAAGGLLRRGVRRLIISSLLAESKAPE
- a CDS encoding tubulin/FtsZ family protein, whose product is MRVAAVGIGGAGGRIVDRLWRDNEQRETTYLGAACAVDTDTQALEELNVLPEDQRHSFGLLETDGNGTDRDRTNGIAAIEDERLEVRRAIDPLVTSDVDAIVLVAGLAGGTGGGATAYIADALEEIYAIPIYCVSVLPAGWDAEAAVNAMQALRTLEATVDAQILFDNEAWLPSGQTVDEAAESLNETVVTRLGALFAAGETTESESVGQSVVDASEIINTLSDADFATLGYASQELETGEDTGKGTVIDRIRNQFFTDESDDIDEIEAYDAVETTLRRAVRGKLTAECTLDSADSALTVFAGPPAWLLRDAVTDGQQWLADELQSPEIRSGDMPTPSQSKLSVLVLFSGITELPRLAELETLVEEAD
- a CDS encoding tyrosine-type recombinase/integrase; its protein translation is MTIEFDSDTRPRRDDESLLEYYLHFRGKELEPSSKRDYRSGWSNLQDFLEAEGYTLSDITKQEALEWCEFLRARDIKESTAEKSVSALSKMVDDLKQTPEVRGGSPFQDALDTDPFSYDDSTNKLEVPLDSLRRAIFDIGHPVTLFAFVVLLKTGLRCSELVNLDERDVNLDRPISEALDAPRPEIRDKPNTLYIDSAICEGDTVNGEVREHGNKPKSYRQIPLDVETVDLFEWYLGLAPNSKSPANPIVKVFGYGKSNTEIGDRMGCHGVWRRIVAVAEEHGWDVDDGGVTPHWCRHWFTTQLRGRIDDGEVPLGSAKEYVQGLRGDTDDSVISTYTQDWDINEDSKSYPEVYRDNIPTLLNDSHEEGEITCPSCGREPPAVTFSAMEPVDGEGVLCNPCAREEYVSI
- a CDS encoding ParA family protein, with protein sequence MPDKPDIRSPTRIAISNQKGGVAKTTDAINIAGALAARGQRVLLWDADPQGYLTMGVGFDDAYTADAPNQYTALKQPGSHDVGDLILTHDEFDIVPANIDMFQLEQELVSAMRGRERVSQLLADVEGYDFVIMDCPPSLGHLTDNALLACENIVIPAEAEDTSIRALDILFNQIDTLEENFDETTITEQAIVVSNIDYPLDGEQKSMLEWFDDTFGDYIPIYEFRNRAAVKRAFNDGVSIFGSDEECDQEDELLQLADHLIENRGEMV
- a CDS encoding DUF7342 family protein; this translates as MTDEPHPAEFEDINEAVSDEWKSETTPYERVRHVIAHTYSAVSAETVAEDAQTSPKTARKHLNLLADEGFVVTATGEHGGTIYRRSPESLVVEQAADILEHVSTDELSTRIAEMREQLNDFRAEHGVDSPEELSIKQTNQTLSEAGSNQSEIDSETLQEWQTTRRNLAFANAALSIANAERFVDGDSRTTDDGVPV